GGCCCGCAGGATCCGCTGCCGTTCTTCCTGCGACCCGATGCACTCCTTTAAGTCTTCCCTGAGGCGCGCCTGGACGCCGATCATCGTATCGAGGTGGGGGAATCTCTCTTCCAGGTGCTCGCGCAGGAAGCGGGGGACTGCAGGGCTCGCCCCGCCGGTGCTGAGGGCGACGAGATACCGCTCCCCCCGGATCACCGAGGGGATGAGGACGTCGCCCGCCTCCCCGTCGGCGTTGTTGAAGAGGGCGCCTGCAGACCTTGCCGCACGGCCGATCCGGTCGTTTAAGCCGGGGTCTGAGGTTGCGGCGACGACGAGGAAGGCGTCCCTGATCAAATGGTTGAGCCCGGCCTCGTCCATGCCCGCGCACTCCGCTTCGATGCGCTCGATGCCCGGCCTCAAGAGCGCCGGCAGAAATGACCTGCTGATGACGGTGACCCGCGCCTCCCCGGAGAAGAAGGCCGCTTTACGCGCCCCCACGGCACCGCCGCCGAATATGACGACGTGCCTGGCCGCAAGGTCGATCATCAGCGGTATCATCACTGATCTGTGGGCGGCGGGCGTACTTTAAGATTCTGTATCACTTCTGTGGGGTGTTTGTAGCACCCGCCCGCCGCCCCCGGCTATATATCTCTCCTCTTCCCATGCATGGGCATGAGCTCTGCGATTCATGCCTTCACCGCCATCGACGGTGCGGTATCTCACACAAAATCACTCCTCTGGCCGTTCAGGGCCGGGGTGTGGCTGCGGCTTGCGGTGATCTCCCTCTTCATCGGCGGGTTTGGGGGCGGGTTCAATTTCTTCTCGTTCCCTGACGGCGGGGGGCACGCGGGATCGGGGATGCCGGTGGACCTCTTCGCACCGGGTGCGGGCTTTATCTTCCTCCTCA
Above is a window of Methanofollis tationis DNA encoding:
- a CDS encoding precorrin-2 dehydrogenase/sirohydrochlorin ferrochelatase family protein; translated protein: MIPLMIDLAARHVVIFGGGAVGARKAAFFSGEARVTVISRSFLPALLRPGIERIEAECAGMDEAGLNHLIRDAFLVVAATSDPGLNDRIGRAARSAGALFNNADGEAGDVLIPSVIRGERYLVALSTGGASPAVPRFLREHLEERFPHLDTMIGVQARLREDLKECIGSQEERQRILRAVLRDPEAWAWLSSGEEGAYQRIWERYISGKDTPY